In Ochotona princeps isolate mOchPri1 chromosome 33, mOchPri1.hap1, whole genome shotgun sequence, one DNA window encodes the following:
- the ISYNA1 gene encoding inositol-3-phosphate synthase 1, which yields MEATAAAEFMVESPDVAYGPEAIEAQYEYRTTRVSREGGTLKVQPTSTRFTFRTARQVPRLGVMLVGWGGNNGSTLTAAVLANRLRLSWPTRTGRKEANYYGSLTQAGTVSLGLDAEGQEVFVPFRALLPMVAPNDLVFDGWDISSLNLAEAMRRAQVLDWGLQEQLWPHMQALRPRPSIYIPEFIAANQSARADNLIPGTRAEQLQQIRKDIRDFRSGAGLDKVIVLWTANTERFCEVVPGVNDTAENLLRTIELGGNEVSPSTLFAVASILEGCAFLNGSPQNTLLPGALELACQRRVFVGGDDFKSGQTKVKSVLVDFLIGSGLKTRSIVSYNHLGNNDGQNLSAPRQFRSKEVSKSNVVDDMVRSNPVLYGPGEEPDHCVVIKYVPYVGDSKRALDEYTSELMLGGTNTLVLHNTCEDSLLAAPIMLDLVLLTELCQRVSFRTDADPEPQAFHPVLALLAFLFKAPLVPPGSPVVNALFRQRSCLENTLRACVGLPPQNHMFLESRMERPCPGLKRAGFGASASPVPPPKGASSPTPNANGHLPQTEASQTPSS from the exons ATGGAGGCCACCGCTGCTGCCGAGTTCATGGTGGAGAGTCCGGACGTGGCCTACGGACCCGAGGCCATCGAGGCGCAGTACGAGTATCGGACGACGCGCGTCAGCCGTGAGGGCGGCACCCTCAAG GTGCAACCCACATCCACACGCTTCACCTTCCGGACGGCCCGGCAGGTGCCCCGACTTGGAGTCATGCTGGTCGGCTGGGGCGGTAACAACGGCTCCACGCTCACCGCCGCCGTGCTGGCCAACCGCCTGCGCCTGTCCTGGCCCACGCGCACCGGCCGCAAG GAGGCCAACTACTACGGCTCGCTGACGCAGGCGGGCACCGTGAGCTTGGGCCTGGACGCGGAAGGCCAGGAGGTGTTTGTGCCCTTCCGTGCGCTGTTGCCCATGGTAGCGCCCAACGACCTGGTGTTTGATG GCTGGGACATCTCGTCCCTGAACCTGGCCGAGGCGATGCGGCGCGCGCAGGTCTTGGACTGGGGCCTGCAGGAGCAGCTGTGGCCGCACATGCAGGCGCTGCGCCCGCGGCCCTCCATCTACATCCCCGAATTCATCGCCGCCAATCAGAGCGCGCGCGCGGACAACCTCATCCCGGGCACGCGTGCCGAGCAG CTGCAGCAAATCCGCAAGGACATCCGCGACTTCCGGTCAGGCGCCGGCCTGGACAAGGTCATCGTGCTGTGGACGGCCAACACGGAGCGCTTCTGCGAGGTGGTGCCCGGCGTCAACGACACGGCCGAGAACTTGCTGCGCACCATCGAG CTCGGCGGCAATGAGGTGTCGCCGTCCACACTCTTCGCTGTGGCCAGCATCCTCGAGGGCTGTGCCTTCCTCAATGGCTCCCCGCAGAACACGCTGCTGCCTGGGGCGCTCGAGCTGGCGTGCCAGCGCCGCGTCTTCGTGGGCGGAGACGACTTCAAGTCGGGCCAGACCAAGGTCAAGTCCGTGCTGGTGGACTTTCTCATCGGCTCGGGCCTCAAG ACCAGGTCCATCGTCAGCTACAACCACCTGGGCAACAACGACGGACAGAACCTGTCGGCGCCGCGGCAGTTCCGCTCCAAGGAGGTTTCCAAGAGTAACGTGGTGGACGACATGGTCCGGAGTAACCCAGTGCTCTATGGCCCGGGCGAGGAGCCCGACCACTGC GTGGTCATCAAGTACGTGCCTTACGTGGGTGACAGCAAGCGCGCGCTGGACGAGTACACGTCGGAGCTGATGCTGGGCGGGACCAACACACTGGTGCTGCACAACACGTGTGAG GACTCGCTGCTGGCCGCGCCCATCATGCTGGACCTGGTGCTGCTCACGGAGCTGTGCCAGCGCGTGAGCTTCCGCACCGACGCCGACCCAGAGCCGCAGGCCTTCCACCCGGTCCTGGCGCTGCTCGCCTTTCTCTTCAAGGCGCCGCTAGTGCCACCGGGCAGCCCCGTGGTGAACGCGCTCTTCCGCCAGCGCAGCTGCCTGGAGAACACACTCAG GGCCTGCGTGGGCCTCCCGCCCCAAAACCACATGTTCCTGGAGTCCAGGATGGAACGGCCGTGCCCGGGTCTCAAGCGCGCGGGGTTTGGGGCCAGCGCCAGCCCTGTGCCCCCCCCGAAAggtgcctcctcccccacccccaatgccAACGGCCACCTGCCGCAGACCGAGGCGTCCCAGACCCCCAGCAGCTGA
- the SSBP4 gene encoding single-stranded DNA-binding protein 4 produces the protein MYAKGGKGSAVPSDSQAREKLALYVYEYLLHIGAQKSAQTFLSEIRWEKNITLGEPPGFLHSWWCVFWDLYCAAPDRREACEHSSEAKAFQDYSAGAAPSPVMGGMAPSDAVVAGPIAPGFFQPFMSPRFPGSPRPSLRMASQPPVGLPGSQPLLAGAMDPSVRGQGHPGMGGTMQRVTPPRGMASMGPQGYGGGIRPPPNSLAGPGLQAVNMGPGVRGPWASPSGNSVPYSSSSPGSYVGPPGGGGPPGTPIIPSPGDSTTCSENMYTVMSPMGPGAGRSNFPLGPGPEGPMAAMSALEPHHVNGSLGSGDTDGLPKSSPGLSNAPGTPRDDGEMAAAGTFLHPFPSQSVSDCVDSPPAAAASGRRGLAGRPRRGGRGARARP, from the exons ATGTACGCCAAGGGGGGCAAGGGCTCGGCCGTCCCCTCCGACAGCCAGGCCCGCGAGAA GCTGGCCTTGTACGTATACGAGTACTTGTTGCACATTGGCGCCCAGAAGTCGGCACAGACATTCCTGTCTGAG ATCCGATGGGAGAAGAACATTACGCTGGGAGAGCCCCCCGGGTTCCTGCACTCCTGGTGGTG CGTGTTCTGGGATCTGTACTGTGCGGCGCCGGACCGCAGGGAAGCCTGTGAACATTCCAGTGAGGCCAAGGCCTTCCAGGACTAC agTGCGGGCGCAGCCCCCAGCCCCGTGATGGGGGGCATGGCCCCCAGCGATGCAGTGGTTGCGGGCCCCATAGCACCTGGCTTCTTCCAG CCCTTCATGTCACCGCGGTTCCCAGGGAGCCCCCGGCCCTCCCTGCGGATGGCAAGTCAG CCTCCTGTGggcctccctggctcccagcccctccTCGCGGGCGCCATGGACCCCTCCGTGCGTGGGCAGG GTCATCCGGGCATGGGGGGCACCATGCAGAGAGTGACGCCTCCCCGGGGCATGGCCAGTATGGGGCCCCAG GGATACGGAGGGGGCATCCGGCCGCCCCCCAACTCCCTCGCCGGCCCAGGCCTGCAAGCCGTGAATAT GGGCCCGGGAGTGCGTGGCCCATGGGCCAGCCCCAGCGGAAACTCG GTGCcatactcctcctcctccccgggCAGCTACGTG GGACCCCCAGGAGGAGGCGGGCCCCCCGGAACACCCATCATACCCAGCCCTGGAG ACTCAACTACTTGCAGCGAGAACATGTACACCGTTATGAGCCCCATGGGGCCGGGCGCAGGCAGGTCTAAC TTCCCCCTTGGTCCTGGCCCCGAGGGGCCCATGGCGGCCATGAGCGCGCTGGAGCCACACCATGTGAACGGATCCCTGG GCTCGGGTGACACGGACGGGTTGCCGAAG AGCTCCCCCGGCCTGAGCAACGCCCCCGGCACCCCGCGGGACGACGGCGAGATGGCGGCCGCAGGGACCTTCCTGCACCCGTTCCCGAGCCAAAGCGTAAGCGACTGCGTCGACTCTCCCCCCGCGGCGGCGGCGTCGGGCCGGAGGGGCCTGGCGGGCAGGCCCCGGCGGGGCGGCCGGGGGGCCAGAGCAAGACCATGA